The following DNA comes from Curtobacterium sp. 9128.
CAGAACAGCGGGATCGTCATCGACCACACGAGCATGCACCACGGGCACAGGTACCCGATGAACCAGACGGTCTGCGAGAACAGCCACGTCACGAACACCCACGCCAGGAAGAGACCGGCGTTGAACGCGATCCAGAACCACTTGGCCCCGCGGATGCCGGCGAGCAGCGCCACGCCGACCGCGATCGGCGCGACGAAGCCCATCAGGCCGAGCAAGGGGTTCGGGAACCCGAAGAGGTGACCCTGCGCGCTCGCCATCACGTTCGAGCAGTTGACGAACGGGCTGACGTCGCAGGACAGCACCGCCTGCGGGTTCTCGTACTTCTGGAACTCGTCGAGCACGAGCCGGAACGAGGCGTACAGACCCACCGCCCCCGTGACGAGCAGCAGGATCGCGATCGCGACCGGACGACGGGTGGTGGGTGCAGTCGTACTCACGCCGACATCATGACATGGCGGTCTGCGCCTACCCGGGCCTCGCGTGCGATGATGGGGAGGTCACGCGGCCGATCCGTGTGACGACGAGAGCTTTCCGGGCGCATGCCCGGACGATCAGGCGCGGTGAGAGCGTGCCGTGACCGGACGACGCGTCACTCCGACGCCGAGCCGAGCGGAGCCGGGTGCTCCGCACGGATCGTGCGCGGACCGCATGAAGATGTCGACGCCGGACGGTCACGAACCCAGCGAGTGCGGGCGGCGGGGTCGCCGCCCGCCACAACAACAGAGTTCCCGCCGCCCCTCGGGGTGAGGGCGGGGTCGAGGAGTGCACCAGCACATGGTGGAGCAGAACGAGAACAACACGAACAACGACGAGAGCGCACCGAAGCGACGGGGCCGCCTGTTCGGCGGCCGCCGCGCACGGTCGGCCGGCAGCCTGGAGGCCCGTGGTGGCGCCCAGCCGTCGACCGACGCGGTCGAGACGGTCGCCGTCTCGGGCACCGAACCGGTCGCGCAGACCGGCACCGGTTCCGGGACGGACGCCGCGGCGGACGCGACGCCCGTGACGGACGCGAGCACCGCCTCCCGTCCGGAGGCGACCGACGCTGCGACGGACGCGACCAGCGAGGTCTCGGTCGAGGTCTCGGTCGTCACCGGCACGACGGACGCGCACGACGTCAGCACGCTCACCGGCGACCTGCCGGTGGTCGCGGCGGAGGCCGAGGCGTCCGCGGTCGCTGAGTCCGGCGCCGACGACACGGACGCGTCCGCGGTCGTCGCCGAGCAGCCGGAGGAACCGGTGGCCGAGCCGGCCGCTGAGCCCGTCGTGCCGAAGGCGACGTCGACGCTCAGCCTGATCTTCCACGCCCCGGTCCTGCCGGAGCTCCCGCAGCGTGCGGCGCGCCCCGAGCGGGACGACCGCTGGGACGACGAGGACGACCGCGACGAGCAGGGCGGTGGCAGCCGCCGCCGCACCCGTCGTCGTGGCTCGAGTGCCGACCGCGAGCCGCGTGAGCCGCGCGACCACCAGGAGCCCCGCCGCCGCGAGGTCGAGTACATCACCGAACCGCAGAAGGTGAAGGGCTCCACCCGTCTCGAGGCGAAGAAGCAGCGCCGCCGCGACGGCCGTGACGCCGGACGTCGTCGTCAGGTCGTGACCGAGGACGAGTTCCTCGCCCGTCGCGAGAGCGTCGACCGCCAGATGATCGTGCGCTCCTCCGCGCAGAAGATCGAGATCGGCGTCATCGAGGACAACGTCCTCGCCGAGCACTACGTCACCAAGTCGCACAACGTGTCGCTCATCGGCAACGTGTACCTCGGCAAGGTCCAGAACGTGCTGCCCTCGATGGAGGCCGCGTTCGTGGACATCGGCCGCGGGCGCAACGCCGTGCTCTACGCCGGCGAGGTCGACTGGAACTCCGTCGAGACCGGCAACCACGGCCGACGCATCGAGGCCGCCCTGAAGCCGGGCGACAAGGTCCTCGTGCAGGTCACGAAGGACCCCGTCGGCCACAAGGGTGCCCGTCTGACGAGCCAGGTCTCGCTGCCCGGCCGCTACCTCGTGTACGTGCCGAACGGTTCGATGAACGGCATTTCGCGCAAGCTCCCGGACACCGAGCGTGCACGTCTCAAGAAGATCCTCAAGGAGGTGCTGCCGGAGCACGCGGGCGTCATCGTCCGCACCGCTGCGGAGGGCGCCACCGAGGAGCAGCTCACCCGCGACGTGCAGCGCCTCACCGCGCAGTGGGAGGCCATCCAGAAGAAGGTGGCGAACGGGCACGCCCCGGTCATGCTGCACTCAGAGCCGGACCTGCTCGTCAAGATCGTGCGTGACGTCTTCAACGAGGACTTCACGAAGCTGATCATCGACGGCGACTCGGCGCGCGAGACCATCGAGGAGTACCTCGACGCCGTGGCGCCGGACCTCAAGGATCGCGTCGAGCTCTACGACGGCCCCGACTCCTTCGAGGAGCACCGTCTCAACGAGCAGATCGAGAAGGCGCTCGACCGCAAGGTCTGGCTGCCGTCGGGTGGTTCGCTCGTCATCGACCGCACCGAGGCCATGACGGTCGTCGACGTCAACACGGGCAAGTTCGTGGGCTCGGGGGGCAACCTCGAGGAGACCGTCACGAAGAACAACCTCGAGGCCGCCGAGGAGATCGTCCGCCAGCTCCGCCTGCGCGACATCGGCGGCATCATCGTCGTCGACTTCATCGACATGGTGCTCGAGTCGAACCGCGACCTCGTGCTGCGCCGACTCATCGAGTGCCTCAGCCGCGACCGCACGAAGCACCAGGTCGCGGAGGTCACCTCGCTCGGCCTCGTGCAGATGACCCGCAAGAAGATCGGCGTCGGGCTCCGCGAGTCCCTCGCCGAGGTCAACGCGCAGGTGAACGACAACAACGCGGACCCCGGTCCCTCCAAGGGCCGGCGCAAGGGTCGT
Coding sequences within:
- a CDS encoding vitamin K epoxide reductase family protein; this encodes MSTTAPTTRRPVAIAILLLVTGAVGLYASFRLVLDEFQKYENPQAVLSCDVSPFVNCSNVMASAQGHLFGFPNPLLGLMGFVAPIAVGVALLAGIRGAKWFWIAFNAGLFLAWVFVTWLFSQTVWFIGYLCPWCMLVWSMTIPLFWVFTIWNMARGTFGPGAQRIGKTLLPFCWAFPLANYLVIAVSILIVFPTVLSTL
- a CDS encoding Rne/Rng family ribonuclease, whose protein sequence is MVEQNENNTNNDESAPKRRGRLFGGRRARSAGSLEARGGAQPSTDAVETVAVSGTEPVAQTGTGSGTDAAADATPVTDASTASRPEATDAATDATSEVSVEVSVVTGTTDAHDVSTLTGDLPVVAAEAEASAVAESGADDTDASAVVAEQPEEPVAEPAAEPVVPKATSTLSLIFHAPVLPELPQRAARPERDDRWDDEDDRDEQGGGSRRRTRRRGSSADREPREPRDHQEPRRREVEYITEPQKVKGSTRLEAKKQRRRDGRDAGRRRQVVTEDEFLARRESVDRQMIVRSSAQKIEIGVIEDNVLAEHYVTKSHNVSLIGNVYLGKVQNVLPSMEAAFVDIGRGRNAVLYAGEVDWNSVETGNHGRRIEAALKPGDKVLVQVTKDPVGHKGARLTSQVSLPGRYLVYVPNGSMNGISRKLPDTERARLKKILKEVLPEHAGVIVRTAAEGATEEQLTRDVQRLTAQWEAIQKKVANGHAPVMLHSEPDLLVKIVRDVFNEDFTKLIIDGDSARETIEEYLDAVAPDLKDRVELYDGPDSFEEHRLNEQIEKALDRKVWLPSGGSLVIDRTEAMTVVDVNTGKFVGSGGNLEETVTKNNLEAAEEIVRQLRLRDIGGIIVVDFIDMVLESNRDLVLRRLIECLSRDRTKHQVAEVTSLGLVQMTRKKIGVGLRESLAEVNAQVNDNNADPGPSKGRRKGRGGSGGTSGNGGSNGSNGGSGNGSGNGSNGNGSHDQKSSQAHQITDDVKNALSRIAASTIPHDEPAVTGVASPASSASAPSESPVSPVVAPAAESTEGESSGGAKRRRRRGGRASSEQTAPASTDGVLTIPAAASAGSTDSADSSASADSSASADSSASVADAPVAPAAPVVEAPKESAPTRRRVSSSTPVTPADTTVAILDIPVAVTKREPRKAPDADSLLDSVLQALPEPKQPGQGRARSRRVSSGSISAPATADEGTTDDGTVILGN